A single genomic interval of Mycolicibacterium sp. MU0053 harbors:
- a CDS encoding guanylate cyclase, translated as MASNRERHVTLDQALEATRTGDLWLFRGGSRPDRAIQTLTNSPVNHVGMTVAIDDLPPLIWHAELGDKLLDYWTGTHQRGVQLNDLRAAVEQWMTKYGQRCWLRQLSPYANREQEDRLLKVIARMDGTPFPSTARLTGRWIRGRFPGISDWTRGLPVVHKMVRQSVEQDKHRRRMVGLETAYCAETVAITYEEMGLLTTDKKENYFDPGSFWSGDRLPLKPGYKLGEEVSVVLSEARA; from the coding sequence ATGGCGAGCAACCGAGAACGACACGTCACCCTCGACCAGGCGTTGGAGGCCACCCGTACCGGGGACCTGTGGCTGTTCCGCGGCGGATCGCGCCCCGACCGCGCGATTCAGACCCTGACCAACAGCCCGGTCAACCATGTGGGCATGACGGTGGCCATCGACGATCTGCCGCCGCTGATCTGGCACGCCGAACTCGGCGACAAGCTGCTGGACTACTGGACCGGCACCCATCAGCGGGGCGTGCAACTCAACGATCTGCGCGCCGCCGTCGAGCAGTGGATGACCAAGTACGGTCAACGCTGCTGGCTGCGTCAGCTCAGCCCGTACGCCAACCGGGAACAAGAGGACCGGCTGCTGAAGGTGATCGCCCGCATGGACGGCACCCCGTTTCCCAGCACGGCACGGCTGACCGGCCGCTGGATCCGCGGCCGGTTTCCCGGTATCAGCGACTGGACGCGGGGACTTCCCGTGGTGCACAAGATGGTCAGGCAGTCCGTGGAGCAGGACAAGCACCGCCGCCGGATGGTCGGCCTGGAGACCGCGTACTGCGCGGAGACGGTGGCCATCACCTATGAGGAGATGGGATTGCTGACCACCGACAAGAAGGAGAACTACTTCGACCCGGGATCGTTCTGGAGCGGCGACAGGCTGCCCCTGAAGCCGGGTTATAAACTGGGCGAGGAAGTTTCGGTTGTGCTCAGCGAGGCGCGGGCGTAG